The proteins below are encoded in one region of Sulfitobacter sp. SK012:
- the cheB gene encoding chemotaxis-specific protein-glutamate methyltransferase CheB encodes MSATLQSARKTVVIVDDSKTMRLWLRSVLDQDPRLEVIGEAADALEARQMIRTQSPDVITLDVEMPGMDGLEFLELLMRLRPMPVVMVSGATAQGSETAVTALALGAVDCLLKPTKIADPRTCDDIQRRVRSAACSNVQQHAHQRYRQKTTMPLNLEGQTAPIILIGASTGGVAALETVLTALDPNGPPVVIVQHMPQNFLASFSRRLSGLLKQRVRFAEDRMLLECGDIVIAPEKGWHTEITRWCGNWQTVLQPNAKKTPHCPSVDALFSSAVSHGHDVIAALLTGLGRDGAEGLHSLRCSGARTLAQDKESCVIYGMPRVAKELGAVEQMLTLRDIPGAINIAARTHARARLKL; translated from the coding sequence ATGAGTGCAACACTTCAGAGTGCGCGAAAAACTGTAGTCATCGTGGACGATTCAAAAACGATGCGGCTTTGGCTACGGTCGGTTCTTGATCAGGATCCAAGGCTTGAGGTCATCGGCGAAGCAGCGGATGCCTTAGAAGCGCGCCAAATGATCCGCACTCAATCACCAGATGTCATAACCTTGGATGTTGAAATGCCGGGAATGGATGGTTTGGAGTTTCTTGAGTTGCTGATGCGTTTGCGGCCGATGCCGGTTGTTATGGTGTCTGGTGCTACGGCCCAGGGGTCTGAAACCGCAGTTACGGCCCTAGCATTAGGGGCGGTTGATTGCCTGCTCAAGCCTACCAAAATTGCAGACCCGAGAACATGTGATGACATTCAGCGACGGGTACGTTCCGCCGCGTGTAGCAACGTTCAACAACACGCGCACCAAAGGTACCGCCAAAAAACAACGATGCCGTTGAATTTGGAAGGCCAGACTGCGCCTATAATCTTGATTGGGGCTTCGACCGGTGGTGTCGCAGCCCTTGAAACAGTGTTGACAGCACTTGACCCGAACGGGCCACCGGTTGTCATCGTCCAACACATGCCGCAAAATTTCTTGGCTAGTTTTTCTCGCAGGCTTTCGGGACTCTTGAAGCAGCGTGTTAGGTTTGCAGAAGACAGAATGCTATTGGAATGCGGAGACATTGTGATCGCCCCCGAGAAGGGTTGGCATACTGAAATTACGCGTTGGTGCGGAAATTGGCAGACGGTGCTGCAACCTAACGCAAAAAAGACACCACATTGTCCGTCTGTTGACGCGCTCTTTTCGTCCGCTGTGAGCCATGGTCATGATGTCATTGCGGCGCTGTTGACAGGCTTGGGGCGTGACGGTGCGGAAGGACTGCATTCACTACGCTGCTCAGGGGCCAGAACACTCGCACAAGATAAGGAAAGTTGTGTAATATATGGGATGCCACGTGTTGCTAAGGAACTAGGTGCAGTTGAACAAATGCTGACGCTGCGCGATATTCCCGGAGCAATCAATATTGCCGCGCGGACACATGCGCGGGCGCGATTGAAGCTCTAA
- a CDS encoding DUF6880 family protein yields MSKKTLNTTNLEALGAAQLAALLMEVSSGSADIKRRLRLELSHSLGPSELAHDVRKRLASISKSTSFVGWRRRKGLIKDLNTQVAMIVDKIAPADPSIAFDLLWQFIEIAPAVYDRVDDSKGDVGGVFRAAFAQFGTIAPSALVDPKALADRVWTALNDNGYGQWNGIIGVMAPALGKAGLALLKAHVLEHAARPLDAPAEDHEAIQFLRQLRGGNSYAADRKEKFVKRCLQEIAAIQGDTDAYIAQYSANDIAHPDIAAEVALLLLADDRAENGLNILLDADQDTDRSGQEAWDVAYISCLTALGRDGEAQAHRWECFAETLDTQHLRDYLKLLPDFEDVEAEDRARNYAFAFPRFSAALNFCVNWPDLLTAVRLVETRTIEINGDQYALLTVAAEALRARHPRAAVLLWRAMIDDTLGQSRSSRYGHAAEHLADCAALDAQIETYGTYLDHDHYLQNLQAQHERKASFWAKVR; encoded by the coding sequence ATGTCTAAAAAGACCCTAAATACGACCAACCTCGAGGCCTTGGGGGCGGCGCAGTTGGCGGCACTCCTTATGGAAGTCAGCAGCGGCAGTGCTGATATCAAGCGTCGCTTGCGCCTGGAACTCAGCCATAGCTTAGGCCCTTCGGAGCTGGCTCATGATGTGCGTAAGCGGCTGGCGTCGATCAGCAAATCGACCAGTTTCGTCGGGTGGCGCCGGCGCAAGGGCCTGATCAAAGACCTCAACACACAAGTCGCGATGATCGTCGACAAGATCGCGCCGGCTGACCCAAGCATCGCCTTTGATCTTTTGTGGCAGTTTATTGAAATTGCCCCGGCGGTATATGACCGGGTTGATGACAGCAAAGGCGATGTAGGTGGTGTCTTTCGCGCGGCATTTGCGCAATTTGGCACTATTGCCCCAAGCGCGCTTGTTGATCCAAAAGCGCTCGCCGACCGTGTTTGGACCGCGTTGAACGACAATGGTTATGGGCAGTGGAACGGCATCATTGGGGTGATGGCACCGGCTCTTGGCAAAGCTGGTTTGGCGCTCCTCAAGGCACATGTGCTTGAACATGCGGCTAGACCTTTGGACGCGCCCGCCGAAGATCACGAGGCAATCCAGTTTTTGCGCCAACTGCGGGGCGGCAATAGCTATGCGGCTGACCGCAAAGAAAAATTCGTCAAACGGTGCCTGCAAGAAATCGCTGCCATCCAAGGCGATACAGATGCTTATATTGCGCAATATTCGGCCAATGACATTGCGCATCCGGATATCGCTGCTGAAGTTGCATTGCTCTTGCTTGCAGATGATCGGGCTGAGAATGGGTTGAATATATTGCTGGATGCAGACCAAGACACGGATCGTTCAGGGCAAGAGGCATGGGATGTGGCCTATATCAGCTGCCTTACAGCCCTGGGACGTGATGGCGAGGCGCAAGCGCATCGTTGGGAGTGTTTTGCTGAAACGCTCGATACGCAGCACTTGCGTGACTACCTAAAACTTCTGCCAGACTTTGAGGATGTCGAAGCGGAGGATCGCGCCAGAAATTACGCCTTTGCATTTCCGCGGTTTTCAGCAGCTCTGAACTTCTGTGTGAACTGGCCAGATTTGCTCACTGCCGTTCGGCTGGTCGAAACCCGCACAATTGAGATAAACGGCGATCAATACGCTTTGTTAACAGTGGCGGCCGAGGCCCTGCGCGCCAGACATCCGCGCGCTGCTGTGCTTTTGTGGAGGGCAATGATCGATGACACGCTTGGTCAAAGTCGGTCTTCACGGTATGGCCATGCTGCAGAACATCTAGCGGATTGCGCAGCACTCGACGCTCAGATCGAGACCTACGGTACGTATCTTGACCACGATCACTACCTGCAAAACTTACAAGCCCAGCACGAGCGCAAAGCATCTTTTTGGGCGAAAGTACGTTAG
- a CDS encoding virulence factor: MAEVIVVYWRDIPAQVIVGKGRRAAKRPLPERFEQAIDRAAMKVGAEDTDAYLAEWRKAPAYTVDGTDDAAADAEAARLDAEYDRERIKALIANNGWAQAPA; the protein is encoded by the coding sequence ATGGCAGAAGTTATCGTGGTCTATTGGCGAGATATTCCGGCACAGGTCATTGTCGGCAAGGGCCGTCGCGCGGCCAAACGCCCTTTGCCCGAGCGTTTTGAACAAGCCATCGACCGCGCCGCTATGAAAGTTGGGGCCGAAGATACCGATGCCTACCTTGCTGAATGGCGCAAAGCGCCGGCGTATACCGTTGACGGCACAGATGACGCCGCCGCGGATGCCGAAGCTGCCCGCCTTGACGCCGAATACGACCGCGAGCGCATCAAAGCGCTGATTGCTAACAACGGCTGGGCGCAGGCACCCGCTTGA
- a CDS encoding response regulator, whose protein sequence is MSLNILAVDDSRTMRDMIRLALQNAGFTVHTADDGLHGIQVLEGITPDAIITDINMPRMDGFGFIDVVRGQENYRKTPILVLTTEAGTELKTRARQAGATGWIVKPFDPAKLVKALQMVAG, encoded by the coding sequence ATGAGCCTTAACATCCTCGCGGTTGATGACAGCCGAACCATGCGCGACATGATCCGCCTCGCCCTTCAAAATGCCGGGTTTACGGTGCACACCGCCGATGATGGACTTCATGGCATTCAGGTTCTCGAGGGTATTACACCCGACGCCATCATCACAGATATCAACATGCCGCGCATGGACGGATTTGGATTTATCGACGTTGTTCGCGGTCAGGAAAACTACCGCAAGACTCCAATATTGGTTTTGACTACCGAAGCCGGAACAGAGTTGAAGACACGCGCCCGCCAAGCAGGTGCCACAGGGTGGATCGTCAAACCATTTGATCCAGCAAAACTGGTCAAAGCCCTGCAAATGGTCGCGGGTTAG
- a CDS encoding CheR family methyltransferase yields the protein MQDETNILDEQSFEFIVALAYRESGLTLAPEKKRMVQSRLQHRLQALSLPDFGSYSALLQSDRGVSERRKFISALTTNVSHFFREPHHFDLLSGEIISLYLPILRAGGRMRIWSAGCANGQEALSIAMSMLNRAPELSELDVRILATDIDPEVIAFAQNGFYPERMLNGVPKPMLDRYFTPISDDSALGFSASSWLKSMISYKELNLLGSWPMRGSFDVIFCRNVVIYFDGPTQLRLWHRFHNLLSPDGILLIGHSERIAGPEEFGFRAKSATCYERSQK from the coding sequence ATGCAGGATGAAACTAACATTTTAGATGAGCAGAGCTTTGAGTTCATTGTCGCGCTAGCCTATCGAGAAAGCGGACTTACTTTGGCTCCGGAAAAGAAGAGGATGGTTCAGTCCCGTTTGCAACACCGATTGCAGGCTCTAAGTCTACCCGACTTTGGAAGCTACAGTGCTTTATTGCAATCTGACCGAGGTGTCAGTGAGCGGCGAAAATTCATCTCAGCGCTAACCACCAACGTATCTCATTTTTTTCGAGAGCCGCACCACTTCGATCTCTTGAGTGGGGAGATTATTTCGCTCTACCTCCCAATTTTGCGAGCAGGTGGGCGAATGCGTATCTGGTCCGCTGGATGTGCCAATGGTCAAGAGGCGCTTTCAATAGCCATGTCGATGTTGAACCGAGCACCGGAGCTATCGGAGCTCGACGTCCGCATCCTTGCAACCGACATCGATCCTGAAGTAATCGCCTTCGCTCAAAATGGTTTTTACCCCGAACGCATGCTAAATGGCGTGCCAAAACCCATGTTAGATCGGTATTTTACGCCCATCTCAGACGATTCCGCCCTAGGTTTTTCAGCATCCTCCTGGCTGAAAAGTATGATCTCTTACAAAGAACTGAATCTTCTGGGATCTTGGCCCATGCGCGGCAGTTTTGATGTCATTTTTTGCCGAAACGTTGTGATTTACTTTGATGGGCCGACCCAGTTACGTCTTTGGCACCGATTTCATAACCTTCTCTCGCCCGACGGGATTCTACTTATCGGTCATTCCGAACGCATTGCAGGGCCGGAAGAGTTTGGTTTCCGAGCAAAATCTGCGACTTGCTACGAGCGAAGCCAGAAGTAA
- a CDS encoding chemotaxis protein CheA codes for MSPSTDPMAVIMVSFFLECEELLEALQDALDSVESGTHTDETIHVMFRAVHSIKGGAGAFGLDGLVRFSHVFETALDVLRSGDGKLDIKTAKVFLHAADHLTDLVQSSRDNSDLPVAAETLVADLAALGSAATIENEGIEDPSKGLTLATDTEDRLCDFNVQDDDIAFFASFDLDQNDGIEDSLLEDPSAKIEAIVPPQPHPSQPDQHDDTTSPKTVIRVDLDRIERLINLVGELVINQAMLTESLERIGLSAHSDLMNGLDEFQRLTRDIQDSVMMIRAQPVKPLFRRMARIVRETSNALGKDVDFVTNGEATEIDKTMIERLADPLTHMIRNAVDHGLETAAQRLAQGKIRLSAAHRSGRVVIEVSDDGAGFDRDKIREVAIKKGLLTPEILLTDAEIDNLLFLPGFSTSNTVSDVSGRGVGMDVVRAAIQELGGRVATTSEIGKGTTFSISLPLTLAVMDGMIIKVADETLVLPVNSVVETLSLSASSVEKIGSGVEILRTRGGCVPLFDLGAELGYRGKTTDYEDAIVLLINHDTGARSALLIDDILDQRQVVIKGLDDSFLRAPGIAAATILGDGQIALILDPADVVTNAMGTPMVPLAVGQ; via the coding sequence ATGAGCCCCAGTACGGATCCCATGGCGGTCATAATGGTCTCGTTCTTCCTAGAGTGCGAAGAGCTTCTTGAGGCGTTGCAGGACGCACTTGATAGCGTCGAGAGCGGGACCCACACCGACGAAACAATTCACGTCATGTTTCGGGCTGTTCATTCGATCAAAGGCGGCGCTGGCGCATTCGGTCTGGACGGTTTGGTACGGTTTTCTCATGTGTTTGAAACGGCCCTTGATGTTTTGCGTAGTGGTGACGGAAAATTGGACATTAAGACCGCAAAAGTATTTCTGCATGCCGCCGATCATCTCACTGATTTGGTACAAAGCAGTCGTGATAATTCCGACCTTCCCGTTGCGGCAGAAACGCTTGTTGCTGATCTTGCGGCTCTAGGCTCAGCAGCGACCATCGAAAATGAAGGGATCGAAGACCCTTCCAAAGGCCTTACTTTGGCTACGGACACTGAAGACCGTTTGTGTGACTTCAATGTTCAAGACGATGACATTGCGTTTTTCGCGTCATTCGACCTGGATCAAAACGACGGAATTGAAGATTCCCTGCTAGAGGACCCTTCCGCCAAAATAGAGGCTATTGTCCCACCACAACCGCATCCATCTCAACCCGACCAACACGATGATACCACGAGTCCCAAAACGGTAATCCGCGTTGACCTCGATCGAATTGAGCGCCTGATCAATCTCGTTGGTGAACTGGTCATCAATCAAGCCATGCTGACTGAAAGCCTAGAACGCATTGGACTTTCTGCGCATTCCGATTTGATGAACGGTCTAGACGAATTCCAGCGCCTCACCCGCGACATCCAGGACAGCGTGATGATGATCCGCGCCCAACCGGTCAAACCTTTGTTCCGACGCATGGCGCGGATCGTGCGCGAGACTTCAAATGCACTCGGTAAGGACGTCGATTTCGTCACTAACGGAGAAGCGACTGAGATCGACAAGACCATGATTGAGCGGCTCGCCGACCCGCTGACCCATATGATTCGAAATGCCGTAGATCATGGTTTGGAAACGGCTGCGCAACGTTTGGCGCAAGGCAAAATACGTCTGAGTGCTGCTCACCGATCCGGTCGGGTCGTCATCGAAGTCTCCGATGATGGTGCAGGTTTCGACCGTGATAAAATTCGCGAGGTGGCTATCAAGAAAGGGTTGTTGACGCCGGAAATACTCTTGACTGATGCTGAGATTGACAACCTGTTGTTCCTACCAGGTTTTTCCACCTCCAACACGGTCAGCGATGTGTCAGGTCGTGGGGTCGGTATGGACGTTGTGCGCGCGGCGATCCAAGAACTTGGCGGGCGTGTTGCAACGACATCAGAGATTGGCAAGGGCACAACTTTCTCGATCTCCCTGCCTCTCACGCTTGCAGTTATGGATGGCATGATCATCAAAGTTGCGGATGAAACACTTGTTTTACCGGTAAATTCAGTGGTCGAAACCTTGTCCCTTTCGGCCAGTTCCGTAGAAAAGATAGGCTCCGGAGTTGAAATTCTCCGGACGCGTGGGGGCTGCGTTCCACTCTTCGATTTAGGTGCCGAACTTGGGTATCGTGGCAAGACGACCGACTACGAGGATGCGATCGTATTGCTCATCAATCATGACACCGGCGCGCGTTCAGCGCTACTTATTGACGATATTCTTGATCAACGGCAAGTGGTTATTAAGGGGCTCGACGATAGCTTTCTTCGTGCCCCTGGGATCGCTGCGGCAACCATCCTTGGTGATGGGCAAATCGCGTTGATCCTTGACCCAGCCGACGTCGTTACAAACGCAATGGGGACCCCAATGGTGCCATTGGCAGTAGGACAATAA
- a CDS encoding methylenetetrahydrofolate reductase has protein sequence MALLNFRKKETVPDLVNPEIETLLKDFSIEVMARTAEKVENFRDILPKGTRVYIAHIEGTPIDEMVATAARLNADGFKVMPHFPARIIKDRATLADWIARYQGEADVRQALLLAGGVTTPHGDFSDSMQLMETGLFDEAGFERLHVAGHPEGNRDIDASGTVNVDAALEWKNAFQTRTDAKMAIATQFAFEAGPIIKWADGLVDAGITLPVHIGIAGPAKLQTLIKFAIACGVGPSLKVLQKRAMDVTKLLLPYEPNDVIAELAAHKAANPEFNISHVHFFPLGGIKTNATWANTHGGSSAVPANAS, from the coding sequence ATGGCCCTGCTGAACTTCCGCAAAAAAGAGACGGTACCTGATCTGGTGAACCCAGAGATCGAAACCTTACTCAAGGACTTCTCGATTGAGGTGATGGCGCGCACCGCTGAGAAGGTCGAGAACTTTCGCGATATCCTGCCAAAAGGCACCCGCGTCTACATCGCCCATATCGAGGGCACGCCCATAGATGAAATGGTGGCGACTGCGGCACGTCTGAATGCGGATGGTTTCAAAGTGATGCCACATTTTCCTGCCCGTATCATCAAGGACCGCGCCACGCTTGCAGACTGGATCGCGCGCTATCAGGGTGAAGCGGACGTGCGTCAGGCGTTGTTGCTTGCTGGCGGCGTAACGACACCTCACGGTGATTTCAGCGATTCAATGCAACTGATGGAAACTGGGCTTTTTGACGAGGCCGGATTTGAACGGCTGCACGTTGCTGGCCACCCCGAGGGTAACCGCGATATTGATGCAAGCGGCACGGTAAATGTTGACGCCGCGCTCGAGTGGAAAAACGCCTTTCAGACCCGGACGGACGCCAAAATGGCCATCGCCACGCAATTTGCGTTTGAAGCAGGCCCGATCATCAAATGGGCCGATGGATTGGTCGACGCTGGTATCACCCTGCCTGTCCACATAGGCATTGCGGGCCCCGCCAAGCTGCAAACGTTGATCAAGTTCGCTATCGCCTGTGGCGTCGGCCCATCGCTGAAAGTTCTGCAAAAGCGGGCCATGGACGTGACCAAGCTGCTGTTGCCTTACGAGCCCAACGATGTGATAGCGGAGCTGGCCGCGCACAAGGCCGCAAATCCTGAGTTTAATATCAGCCATGTGCATTTCTTTCCCCTCGGCGGGATCAAGACAAATGCCACATGGGCAAACACCCACGGCGGCTCGTCTGCTGTTCCTGCCAACGCCTCCTGA
- a CDS encoding methyltetrahydrofolate cobalamin methyltransferase: MTRTVVESKTKTAIIGFDQPFCVIGERINPTGRKILAEELERGDFSRVEADAIAQVAAGANILDVNSGAVFSNKMAKDPRYADNNFVEPMLMPEMIRIVQAAVDVPICIDSSVPGALENGLEACEGRPLLNSVTGEEDRLELVLPLVKKYNVPVVAISNDDTGISEDPDVRFAVAKKIVERAADFGIPAHDIVVDPLVMPIGAMATAGHQVFTLVRRLREELGVNTTCGASNISFGLPNRHGINNAFLPMAMGAGMTSAIMNPVAMPVNQTKIAEKKLEIAAAGIILPEDIDDETFVTLFGLGSTKVKAGKEMEAIRAANFLFDRDPHGSDWIKFNKIAPKAGQEGRGRAGRVGGRRR; this comes from the coding sequence ATGACCAGAACCGTCGTCGAATCTAAAACAAAAACAGCCATTATCGGCTTTGATCAACCCTTCTGCGTCATCGGAGAACGGATCAATCCCACAGGCCGCAAGATCCTGGCCGAAGAACTGGAGCGCGGAGATTTCAGTCGCGTCGAAGCTGACGCGATTGCACAGGTGGCAGCCGGAGCTAATATTCTGGACGTCAATTCGGGGGCCGTGTTCTCTAACAAAATGGCCAAAGACCCGCGCTATGCCGACAATAACTTTGTTGAGCCGATGTTGATGCCGGAAATGATCAGGATCGTGCAAGCGGCTGTTGATGTCCCAATCTGCATCGACAGTTCGGTGCCCGGTGCGTTGGAAAACGGTCTGGAGGCGTGCGAAGGCCGTCCGCTTTTGAATTCGGTCACGGGTGAAGAAGATCGGCTGGAATTGGTGCTGCCACTGGTCAAGAAATACAACGTGCCGGTTGTTGCCATCTCGAATGACGATACCGGTATTTCTGAGGATCCAGATGTCCGCTTTGCCGTCGCCAAAAAGATTGTCGAGCGGGCTGCAGATTTTGGCATTCCCGCCCATGACATTGTTGTCGACCCGCTGGTGATGCCTATTGGAGCCATGGCCACCGCAGGACATCAGGTCTTTACCCTTGTGCGTCGCTTGCGTGAAGAACTGGGCGTGAACACCACTTGTGGGGCTTCCAACATCAGCTTTGGTTTGCCCAACCGGCATGGGATCAATAACGCCTTTTTGCCAATGGCGATGGGCGCAGGCATGACGTCCGCAATTATGAACCCAGTCGCCATGCCCGTAAATCAGACCAAGATCGCTGAGAAAAAACTCGAGATTGCTGCTGCTGGGATCATCCTGCCAGAAGACATTGATGACGAGACCTTCGTGACGCTCTTTGGCCTTGGGTCGACCAAGGTAAAGGCGGGCAAAGAGATGGAAGCAATCCGGGCGGCGAATTTCCTGTTCGACCGCGATCCTCATGGATCTGATTGGATCAAATTCAATAAAATTGCGCCCAAGGCCGGGCAAGAAGGTCGTGGCCGCGCCGGTCGTGTTGGCGGACGCCGCCGCTAA
- a CDS encoding chemotaxis protein CheW: MDDQAEFQAIELLTFKLADQEYALDIMSVREIRGWARTTPMPHAPRCMKGVMNLRGTVLPVMDLSERLGLDTHTQNSRNVIIVVKQAGAMIGLLVDAVSDIISVEANALQLPPDMTGNAILGVVSALCLIDERLIRVLDLAEITILNNVAAA; the protein is encoded by the coding sequence ATGGATGATCAGGCAGAGTTTCAGGCCATTGAATTGCTCACTTTCAAGCTTGCAGACCAGGAATATGCCCTGGACATCATGTCAGTCCGCGAGATCAGAGGGTGGGCGCGCACTACGCCGATGCCACATGCACCCCGCTGCATGAAGGGCGTGATGAACCTGCGTGGAACTGTATTGCCGGTCATGGATCTTTCAGAGCGGCTGGGCTTGGATACCCATACCCAAAATAGTCGCAACGTAATTATTGTCGTAAAACAAGCCGGTGCGATGATTGGGTTACTCGTTGATGCGGTCTCAGACATCATCTCTGTCGAGGCAAATGCCCTACAACTACCGCCAGATATGACTGGTAACGCAATATTGGGGGTTGTTTCCGCTCTATGCTTGATTGACGAAAGGCTGATCCGGGTTCTTGATCTTGCCGAGATCACAATACTAAACAATGTCGCAGCGGCGTAA
- a CDS encoding sulfotransferase family 2 domain-containing protein, producing MAIEVAAHKIAYMALPKAACSSVKSALAHLDPSVDLSKTEGFEPAFGRWHAIYPTMRFRPHRWEKYDEGWWRFCVVRDPAKRLMSCYTNRVVQLRELHNSKKLRRGEVDLPMDPDPDFFFSNLMAYKDAASSIKHHVLPAQLFLGPPPMKYDRIYMVAELGQLAKDLAKRTGTEVTMARENTSGGGLAVTDLKPATQDALRPYLAREYDYFGKWYENPLD from the coding sequence ATGGCAATCGAAGTAGCAGCCCACAAGATCGCCTATATGGCCTTGCCCAAGGCGGCGTGTAGTTCAGTCAAATCTGCATTGGCTCACCTTGATCCAAGTGTGGACTTGTCCAAAACCGAAGGCTTTGAGCCGGCGTTCGGCCGCTGGCATGCGATTTATCCGACCATGCGGTTTCGGCCGCATCGCTGGGAAAAATACGACGAGGGCTGGTGGCGTTTTTGCGTCGTACGGGACCCGGCCAAGCGGCTCATGTCATGCTATACCAACCGCGTGGTTCAGCTACGTGAGCTGCACAATAGCAAAAAACTGCGACGTGGCGAAGTAGACCTACCGATGGACCCGGACCCGGATTTCTTCTTCTCCAATCTGATGGCCTATAAAGATGCAGCGTCGTCGATAAAGCACCACGTTCTGCCCGCACAGCTGTTCCTTGGCCCACCACCGATGAAATACGACCGCATCTATATGGTGGCCGAATTAGGCCAACTGGCCAAGGATCTGGCCAAGCGCACGGGTACCGAAGTCACAATGGCGCGCGAGAATACAAGCGGCGGTGGTTTGGCCGTGACGGACCTAAAGCCAGCTACGCAAGATGCGCTGCGGCCCTATCTTGCCCGTGAGTATGATTACTTTGGCAAGTGGTACGAAAATCCTCTGGACTAA